The Verrucomicrobiota bacterium nucleotide sequence GCTGACCGGGATCAAGGATGGCTGGAAGGTCGAGCAGCCTCCTGTAATCCGTGTTTTCCGGTAGGTCAGCCTGCCATGACGTTCTCCGAGCCAGAGCAGCTCGGGAAACTTCCCAAGGAACTCCTGATAGATCGGAACGCACCATCCGCTCCCCTGCTGCGCAATCGCGCGATTGCGGACGAGTTCGGAGAAATTAAAGAAGGGGCTCAGTGTCAGCCTTTCTGCACGTGACCAGGTGAGTCCGCCATCCTTGGAGAGGCAGCTATTGAGCTGGCTTCCCGACCATTTGCCCATGGCGATAGTCACGAAGAGCAGCCGGAGCGATCCATCCGTGTTCGCAAGCAGAAGGGCATTGCCGAGCGCCTTTACGGGCCGGCGCAAATCCTGTTCAGCCCGCTCCCTCGTCATGATGACGCGTGGAGCCGTCCATGCAGCGCTCGGTTCCTGCTGTGAGAAGTAGATCTTCACATCGGGCTGACACTCCGCAGTGCCGCCATACCAGACAACGGCCCTGATCCCTTCGGACATCTGGGCCAAGGATGCCACATGCACCATCGGCAATCCCTGCTCCGGATTGATCAACTGCTTCTCAAAAAAGGGCTTTTCATTAATTCGGACGGCCTGCTCCGTGACGAATCCCCCGGTTTTCAGGGGCGAGACGTTCCTTATCACTCCCCAGCAGAGCAACCCCGCGACAAGAACCAGCAGCAGTCGAGCCGGAATGCTCATCCAGACTTCAGGCCGGCTTGGCCACAGACTTCTCTTCCTCGACCTTCACGAAGAATCCCTCGCTGTGCAGCCGGGTCTTTCCGTGGAATGTGTACGAAGATCCAAGTTCCTCGGGGCTTAGCAGTGAGAGAAATTTACGGTCTCCCGACTCGTAGAGATAATAATTCTGATTCAGACGGACCTGTGTGTTGATCTTGAACTCCTCGACAAACTGATTCCATTTCTGGAGAGCGACCAACTCGTTGTACTCGCGCTCCAAGTCCTTCAATCGACTCATGATCGTGTTGGAGAGACTGTGGTTGCGCGCCGTTTCGAACTTCAGCAGATCGGGAACCTCGATTTTCGGGCCTGCGATCTCCATCAGAAAACTCTGCTCATTGCGTCCCATGACTTCCTTTATCGCGATAACTTCGCCTGAAGACAAGTTCGAGAAGGTTGACGCGGCGGACGAAGCGGGGAACCTTGGGCGCATGAGACTCTCCTTTCTAGTACTTGTGCTATCACTCATGCCCTGGGCTACCGCGCCGGCGAATCCGGTCTCCTCGTCCGTATCATCCTTCCAGGAGGCCATGGCATCCACATCCACCGTACAGGGTCCACCCCGCGGAAGTGCCGCCGAGCAGGAAGCCATCTCCCGTTTCGAAATTTTCCTCGGCCATCTGGACGAACGAACCGCCCGGCATGAAACCGAAAAGGTCTATGCGCCCGATGCCTATCTGAACGACACCCTGAAGACGATCCATGGTTCCCCAGCGATCCGGGATTATTTCATCAAGACGGCCCAAGGGCTTGAGAGCATGACCGTCGTCTTCGACGATGTCGCCGTCTCTGGTCATAACTACTACTTCCGCTGGACCATGGATACCAGGATGAAGCATCTCGCCAAGGGGAAGACCGTCCGGACGATCGGGGTCACACTAGTGCGATTCGATCCGCAAGGAAGGGTACTGATCCATCAGGACTTCTGGGATTCCGCCCAGGGAGTTTGGGATCATGTTCCAGTCTTGGGCTCGGTGATCCGCTGGATCCAGTCGAAGATTTAAGTGAAGCGCCAATGCTTGCCCTGCAAGCGTCTTCATGACACCTTTAGGCGCTAGTTGCCGGCTTAGCTCAGTTGGTAGAGCACCTGATTTGTAATCAGGCGGTCGTCGGTTCGAATCCGACAGCCGGCTCCATCAACTTATTGTTGATGGAGAGGAGCGGATGAAATCTCCGACTGGCGGGAGGAGATTGGACTGTTCTGAAAGAACAGCCTGAGCGAAAGCGAATGGCGAACGGCATGGGCATGCCCGAGTTCAAAACTTCAGTTCGATTGCCGCTCTTGCGCCCGCAAGTAGCGCACCTCCGGGCTGCACCTTGTGCAGGCTATCCCGGCCGTACCCACGGCCCGGTATTGGCATGCCGCGATCAGCGGCATTTCTATTTTGCGAAGCCTTAATCCAGAGCCCTCCCATAGGGAGGGATAATCCGATTGACTCGCTCGCACCCGCTCGGCTCGCCCTGCGGGCTGTGCAGCGCACAGTCTATCCGGCCCCTTCCCAGGGGCACGTATTGCCGGCTCCATCAACTTATTGTTGATGGAGAGGGAGATTGGACGGCCCGAATAAGCCCTTTGCTTAGAGTGCTAGCCTTGATTGGAAGTGGATCGGGCGGATGCTTGATTCAGAACCTATGAGCACCACATCCCACAAATCAAACACCCGGATCAAGAGCGAGGCAGCCATGAAAAACCGGGTTCATACCTCACGGCAGGATCGCGATCTGACCCGGAATGGACTTAGCAAACATCACAACGAAGCGACCGCAATGAGGGCGAGAACAGCTGCCGAAACCGTGAAGGTCTCGGCGT carries:
- a CDS encoding exo-alpha-sialidase encodes the protein MSIPARLLLVLVAGLLCWGVIRNVSPLKTGGFVTEQAVRINEKPFFEKQLINPEQGLPMVHVASLAQMSEGIRAVVWYGGTAECQPDVKIYFSQQEPSAAWTAPRVIMTRERAEQDLRRPVKALGNALLLANTDGSLRLLFVTIAMGKWSGSQLNSCLSKDGGLTWSRAERLTLSPFFNFSELVRNRAIAQQGSGWCVPIYQEFLGKFPELLWLGERHGRLTYRKTRITGGCSTFQPSLIPVSEEYAEVLLRDYTSARKIHFSSSYDGGRDWPFVTATELPNPDAGISGLQLSDGRLLVAFNDSAKDRSNLTLAIASKDRTTWRRIVALENEPDANFSYPFLIRSSDGMIRMAYTRRGKAIALTSFNEAWIRKQEATSITP
- a CDS encoding nuclear transport factor 2 family protein, producing the protein MTSFIAITSPEDKFEKVDAADEAGNLGRMRLSFLVLVLSLMPWATAPANPVSSSVSSFQEAMASTSTVQGPPRGSAAEQEAISRFEIFLGHLDERTARHETEKVYAPDAYLNDTLKTIHGSPAIRDYFIKTAQGLESMTVVFDDVAVSGHNYYFRWTMDTRMKHLAKGKTVRTIGVTLVRFDPQGRVLIHQDFWDSAQGVWDHVPVLGSVIRWIQSKI